A part of Aegilops tauschii subsp. strangulata cultivar AL8/78 chromosome 2, Aet v6.0, whole genome shotgun sequence genomic DNA contains:
- the LOC109786951 gene encoding inactive beta-amylase 9 isoform X1 encodes MDALQTQHAAAAASPAARRLRGGGAGHAAPRRVEFGRPRRGGSARDVLSVAGPGRFSVQAAGAVVQGGTKNSRDVVEDVGAVRLFVGLPINSVTDGATVNSARGIEAGMRAVKLLGVDGVELQVFWSVVQPESPDKFSWTGYRAVADMARDEGLSLRVSLRIHGSPGGSVPKLPSWVGAAAAKDRDILFTDGAGGRHEDCLSFAVDELPVLAGMSPLQRYEAFFRSFVDAFDDLFESTITDVTVGLGPNGELRYPSYPPGSDVTQFIGVGEFQCYDKYMLAQLRQHAEALGNPMWGLAGPHNAPGYDESPDSSEFFRDHGSWDSPYGDFFLSWYAGKLLSHGDRVLGMASRVFGSKPVELSAKVPFMHWWHGAQSRPAEAVAGFYKSNKKNGYSPVAKVFAQHGCTMVVPGMDVCMNKQQRNTGSSPDKLLVQIKNACRRHGARIAGENASLVMTHTSSFPRIKSNIVTAELMRPTFFTYRRMGAEFFSPEHWPPFMEFVRSVVCGEWDEDDETAAAVSTYDELPQPV; translated from the exons ATGGATGCCCTGCAAACGCAACACGCCGCCGCGGCagcgtcgccggcggcgaggcgcCTCCGGGGAGGAGGAGCCGGGCACGCTGCGCCTCGGAGGGTGGAGTTCGGACGGCCGCGGCGCGGCGGCAGCGCGAGGGACGTCCTGAGCGTCGCCGGGCCCGGCCGCTTCTCCGTCCAGGCCGCCGGCGCCGTCGTCCAAGGCGGCACCAAGAACAGCCGCGATGTG gtggaggacgTGGGCGCGGTGCGGCTGTTCGTGGGCCTGCCGATCAACTCGGTGACGGACGGCGCGACGGTGAACAGCGCCAGGGGCATCGAGGCCGGGATGCGCGCCGTGAAGCTCCTGGGCGTGGACGGCGTGGAGCTGCAGGTGTTCTGGTCCGTGGTGCAGCCGGAGTCGCCGGACAAGTTCTCGTGGACCGGGTACCGCGCCGTGGCCGACATGGCCCGCGACGAGGGCCTCAGCCTCCGGGTCTCCCTCCGCATCCACGGCTCGCCGGGCGGCAGCGTCCCCAAGCTCCCGTCCTGggtcggcgccgccgccgccaaggaCCGCGACATCCTCTTCACCGACGGCGCCGGCGGGCGCCACGAGGACTGCCTCTCCTTCGCCGTCGACGAGCTCCCCGTGCTCGCCGGCATGTCCCCCCTCCAGCGCTACGAGGCCTTCTTCCGCAGCTTCGTCGACGCCTTCGACGACCTCTTCGAGTCCACCATCACC GACGTGACGGTGGGGCTGGGGCCGAACGGCGAGCTCCGGTACCCGTCGTACCCGCCGGGGAGCGACGTGACGCAGTTCATCGGCGTGGGCGAGTTCCAGTGCTACGACAAGTACATGCTGGCGCAGCTGAGGCAGCACGCGGAGGCGCTGGGCAACCCGATGTGGGGCCTCGCCGGCCCGCACAACGCGCCGGGGTACGACGAGTCGCCGGACTCGAGCGAGTTCTTCCGCGACCACGGCTCGTGGGACAGCCCCTACGGCGATTTCTTCCTCTCCTGGTACGCCGGGAAGCTGCTCAGCCACGGCGACCGCGTCCTCGGCATGGCGAGCCGCGTGTTCGGCAGCAAGCCGGTGGAGCTGTCGGCCAAGGTGCCGTTCATGCACTGGTGGCACGGCGCGCAGTCGCGGCCGGCGGAGGCGGTGGCGGGGTTCTACAAGAGCAACAAGAAGAACGGGTACAGCCCGGTGGCCAAGGTGTTCGCGCAGCACGGGTGCACCATGGTGGTGCCCGGCATGGACGTGTGCATGAACAAGCAGCAGCGGAACACGGGGTCCAGCCCGGACAAGCTGCTGGTGCAGATCAAGAACGCGTGCCGGCGGCACGGCGCGCGCATCGCCGGCGAGAACGCGTCGCTGGTGATGACGCACACCAGCAGCTTCCCGCGGATCAAGAGCAACATCGTCACCGCGGAGCTGATGCGGCCGACCTTCTTCACCTACAGGCGGATGGGGGCCGAGTTCTTCTCGCCGGAGCACTGGCCGCCCTTCATGGAGTTCGTGCGCAGCGTCGTCTGCGGCGAGTGGGACGAGGACGACGAGACGGCCGCCGCCGTCTCCACCTACGACGAGCTGCCGCAGCCAGTTTGA
- the LOC109786951 gene encoding inactive beta-amylase 9 isoform X2 yields the protein MDALQTQHAAAAASPAARRLRGGGAGHAAPRRVEFGRPRRGGSARDVLSVAGPGRFSVQAAGAVVQGGTKNSRDVEDVGAVRLFVGLPINSVTDGATVNSARGIEAGMRAVKLLGVDGVELQVFWSVVQPESPDKFSWTGYRAVADMARDEGLSLRVSLRIHGSPGGSVPKLPSWVGAAAAKDRDILFTDGAGGRHEDCLSFAVDELPVLAGMSPLQRYEAFFRSFVDAFDDLFESTITDVTVGLGPNGELRYPSYPPGSDVTQFIGVGEFQCYDKYMLAQLRQHAEALGNPMWGLAGPHNAPGYDESPDSSEFFRDHGSWDSPYGDFFLSWYAGKLLSHGDRVLGMASRVFGSKPVELSAKVPFMHWWHGAQSRPAEAVAGFYKSNKKNGYSPVAKVFAQHGCTMVVPGMDVCMNKQQRNTGSSPDKLLVQIKNACRRHGARIAGENASLVMTHTSSFPRIKSNIVTAELMRPTFFTYRRMGAEFFSPEHWPPFMEFVRSVVCGEWDEDDETAAAVSTYDELPQPV from the exons ATGGATGCCCTGCAAACGCAACACGCCGCCGCGGCagcgtcgccggcggcgaggcgcCTCCGGGGAGGAGGAGCCGGGCACGCTGCGCCTCGGAGGGTGGAGTTCGGACGGCCGCGGCGCGGCGGCAGCGCGAGGGACGTCCTGAGCGTCGCCGGGCCCGGCCGCTTCTCCGTCCAGGCCGCCGGCGCCGTCGTCCAAGGCGGCACCAAGAACAGCCGCGAT gtggaggacgTGGGCGCGGTGCGGCTGTTCGTGGGCCTGCCGATCAACTCGGTGACGGACGGCGCGACGGTGAACAGCGCCAGGGGCATCGAGGCCGGGATGCGCGCCGTGAAGCTCCTGGGCGTGGACGGCGTGGAGCTGCAGGTGTTCTGGTCCGTGGTGCAGCCGGAGTCGCCGGACAAGTTCTCGTGGACCGGGTACCGCGCCGTGGCCGACATGGCCCGCGACGAGGGCCTCAGCCTCCGGGTCTCCCTCCGCATCCACGGCTCGCCGGGCGGCAGCGTCCCCAAGCTCCCGTCCTGggtcggcgccgccgccgccaaggaCCGCGACATCCTCTTCACCGACGGCGCCGGCGGGCGCCACGAGGACTGCCTCTCCTTCGCCGTCGACGAGCTCCCCGTGCTCGCCGGCATGTCCCCCCTCCAGCGCTACGAGGCCTTCTTCCGCAGCTTCGTCGACGCCTTCGACGACCTCTTCGAGTCCACCATCACC GACGTGACGGTGGGGCTGGGGCCGAACGGCGAGCTCCGGTACCCGTCGTACCCGCCGGGGAGCGACGTGACGCAGTTCATCGGCGTGGGCGAGTTCCAGTGCTACGACAAGTACATGCTGGCGCAGCTGAGGCAGCACGCGGAGGCGCTGGGCAACCCGATGTGGGGCCTCGCCGGCCCGCACAACGCGCCGGGGTACGACGAGTCGCCGGACTCGAGCGAGTTCTTCCGCGACCACGGCTCGTGGGACAGCCCCTACGGCGATTTCTTCCTCTCCTGGTACGCCGGGAAGCTGCTCAGCCACGGCGACCGCGTCCTCGGCATGGCGAGCCGCGTGTTCGGCAGCAAGCCGGTGGAGCTGTCGGCCAAGGTGCCGTTCATGCACTGGTGGCACGGCGCGCAGTCGCGGCCGGCGGAGGCGGTGGCGGGGTTCTACAAGAGCAACAAGAAGAACGGGTACAGCCCGGTGGCCAAGGTGTTCGCGCAGCACGGGTGCACCATGGTGGTGCCCGGCATGGACGTGTGCATGAACAAGCAGCAGCGGAACACGGGGTCCAGCCCGGACAAGCTGCTGGTGCAGATCAAGAACGCGTGCCGGCGGCACGGCGCGCGCATCGCCGGCGAGAACGCGTCGCTGGTGATGACGCACACCAGCAGCTTCCCGCGGATCAAGAGCAACATCGTCACCGCGGAGCTGATGCGGCCGACCTTCTTCACCTACAGGCGGATGGGGGCCGAGTTCTTCTCGCCGGAGCACTGGCCGCCCTTCATGGAGTTCGTGCGCAGCGTCGTCTGCGGCGAGTGGGACGAGGACGACGAGACGGCCGCCGCCGTCTCCACCTACGACGAGCTGCCGCAGCCAGTTTGA
- the LOC109786963 gene encoding tubby-like F-box protein 6, translating into MSFRSMVREMKGEVDAIARRRPLPSARGVRRVAAVATEEEAARQGCCWAELPPELLREVLARVEASEPRWPRRRDVVACAGVCRTWRGVVREIVRVPEVSGRLTFPISLKQPGPRDAPIKCFIRRHRATQTYFLYIGLTDALADTGKFLFAARKYHRPTCTEYLISLDKTDMSKGSQTCVGKLRSNFLRTKFTVYDAHPPHAGPVVSKRWPAGDYPVIQINYEVNVLGSRGPRRMNCIMESIPVSAIEQGGTAPTQTAFPFFNPKSSRMDSSITPLSSQVESKLVLKNKSPRWHEHLRCWCLNFHGRVTVASVKNFQLVASDESAPANEENDDTTLQFGKIGKDLFTLDYRYPVSAFQAFAICLSSFDTKLARE; encoded by the exons ATGTCTTTCAGGAGCATGGTCCGGGAGATGAAGGGCGAGGTGGACGCCATCGCCCGGCGCCGGCCGCTTCCGtcggcgcgcggcgtccggcgggtggcggcggtggcgacggaggaggaggccgcgcGGCAGGGCTGCTGCTGGGCGGAGCTGCCGCCGGAGCTCCTGCGGGAGGTGCTGGCGCGGGTCGAGGCGTCGGAGCCGCGGTGGCCGCGCCGCCGCGACGTGGTGGCGTGCGCCGGCGTCTGCCGGACCTGGAGGGGTGTTGTCAGGGAGATCGTCCGCGTTCCCGAGGTGTCCGGGCGGCTCACCTTCCCCATCTCTCTCAAGCAG CCTGGACCAAGAGATGCTCCCATCAAATGTTTCATTCGGAGGCACCGGGCTACTCAGACATATTTCCTCTACATTGGACTGACTGATG CGCTAGCTGATACTGGGAAGTTCCTATTTGCTGCACGCAAATACCATAGGCCAACATGCACCGAATATCTAATTTCACTTGACAAGACTGATATGTCAAAGGGGAGTCAAACCTGCGTTGGCAAGTTAAG ATCGAATTTCTTGAGAACGAAGTTTACTGTCTATGATGCGCATCCACCTCATGCTGGACCTGTGGTTTCAAAGAGATGGCCTGCTGGCGACTATCCAGTTATACAAATTAATTATGAAGTGAATGTTTTGGGATCTAG GGGCCCAAGAAGAATGAACTGTATCATGGAATCTATCCCTGTATCAGCAATTGAACAAGGAGGAACAGCTCCAACACAGACTGCGTTTCCTTTCTTCAATCCCAAATCATCTCGAATGGATAGCTCAATTACTCCATTATCCAGTCAAGTGGAAAGTAAGCTGGTGCTTAAGAACAAGTCCCCCAGGTGGCACGAACATCTGCGGTGCTGGTGCCTCAACTTCCACGGACGGGTGACGGTTGCATCAGTGAAAAACTTTCAGCTGGTGGCTTCAGATGAGAGTGCTCCAGCTAACGAGGAGAATGACGACACCACCCTCCAGTTTGGTAAGATTGGGAAGGACTTGTTCACACTCGACTACCGTTACCCGGTATCGGCGTTTCAGGCATTTGCGATCTGCCTCAGCAGCTTCGACACCAAATTAGCGCGCGAATGA
- the LOC109786965 gene encoding sodium/hydrogen exchanger 1, whose translation MVYQVVAAQLARLSGALGTSDHASVVSITLFVALLCACIVLGHLLEENRWLNESITALIIGLCTGVVILMTTKGKSSHVLVFSEDLFFIYLLPPIIFNAGFQVKKKQFFRNFMTITLFGAVGTMMSFFTISLAAIAIFSRMNIGTLDVSDFLAIGAIFSATDSVCTLQVLNQDETPFLYSLVFGEGVVNDATSVVLFNALQNFDPNQIDAIVILKFLGNFCYLFVSSTFLGVFTGLLSAYVIKKLYIGRHSTDREVALVMLMAYLSYMLAELLDLSGILTVFFCGIVMSHYTWHNVTESSRVTTKHAFATLSFIAETFLFLYVGMDALDIEKWKFASDSPGKSIGISSILLGLVLVGRAAFVFPLSFLSNLTKKTELEKISWRQQIVIWWAGLMRGAVSIALAYNKFTRSGHTQLHGNAIMITSTITVVLFSTMLFGILTKPLIRFLLPASSNGAASDPASPKSLHSPLLTSQLGSDLEAPLPIVRPSSLRMLITKPTHTIHYYWRKFDDALMRPMFGGRGFVPYSPGSPTDPNVLVE comes from the exons atggTGTACCAAGTGGTGGCGGCGCAGCTGGCGCGGCTGAGCGGCGCGCTGGGCACCTCAGACCACGCCTCCGTGGTCTCCATCACCCTCTTCGTCGCGCTGCTCTGCGCCTGCATCGTCCTCGGCCACCTGCTCGAGGAGAACCGCTGGCTCAACGAGTCCATCACCGCCCTCATCATC GGGCTGTGCACCGGCGTGGTGATCCTGATGACCACCAAGGGGAAGAGCTCGCACGTGCTCGTCTTCAGCGAGGACCTCTTCTTCATCTACCTCCTGCCTCCCATCATCTTCAACGCCGG TTTCCAGGTGAAGAAGAAGCAGTTCTTCCGGAATTTCATGACAATCACACTATTTGGTGCCGTTGGGACGATGATGTCGTTTTTCACAATATCTCTTG CTGCCATTGCGATATTCAGCAGGATGAACATTGGGACACTGGATGTATCAGATTTTCTTG CAATTGGAGCTATCTTTTCCGCGACAGATTCTGTCTGCACTCTACAG GTTCTCAATCAGGACGAGACGCCCTTTTTGTACAGTCTAGTGTTCGGGGAAGGTGTTGTGAACGATGCCACATCGGTCGTGCTTTTCAACGCGCTCCAGAACTTCGATCCTAACCAGATCGACGCGATCGTCATTCTTAAGTTCTTGGGGAACTTCTGCTACTTATTCGTGTCAAGCACCTTCCTTGGAGTGTTT ACTGGATTGCTTAGTGCATACGTCATCAAGAAGTTATACATAGGAAG GCATTCTACTGACCGTGAGGTTGCACTTGTGATGCTCATGGCCTACCTCTCATATATGCTAGCTGAG CTGCTAGATTTGAGTGGTATCCTCACTGTATTCTTCTGTGGTATTGTGATGTCACATTACACCTGGCATAACGTGACAGAGAGCTCAAGAGTTACAACAAA gcATGCGTTTGCAACCTTGTCCTTCATCGCCGAGACTTTTCTCTTCCTTTATGTTGGGATGGATGCACTGGATATTGAGAAGTGGAAATTTGCTAGTGACAG CCCGGGCAAATCCATTGGAATAAGCTCAATTTTGCTTGGATTGGTTCTGGTTGGAAGAGCTGCTTTCGTCTTCCCGCTCTCGTTCTTATCCAACCTGACAAAGAAGACGGAGCTCGAAAAAATAAGCTGGAGGCAGCAA ATCGTAATATGGTGGGCTGGGCTGATGAGAGGAGCTGTGTCGATCGCTCTTGCTTACAATAAG TTTACAAGATCTGGCCACACACAGCTACACGGCAACGCGATAATGATCACCAGCACCATCACTGTTGTTCTGTTTAGCACTATG CTGTTTGGCATCTTGACAAAGCCTCTGATCCGGTTCCTGCTGCCCGCGTCGAGCAACGGCGCCGCCTCGGACCCCGCGTCACCGAAGTCTCTGCACTCTCCTCTCCTCACAAGCCAGCTAGGCTCGGACCTGGAGGCGCCTCTCCCCATCGTGAGGCCCTCCAGCCTCCGGATGCTCATCACCAAGCCGACCCACACCATCCACTACTACTGGCGCAAGTTTGACGACGCGCTGATGCGCCCGATGTTCGGTGGGCGCGGGTTTGTGCCCTACTCCCCAGGATCACCCACCGATCCGAACGTACTCGTGGAATGA